Proteins from a single region of Flavobacterium sp. YJ01:
- a CDS encoding DUF6642 family protein: MDNEKFIFCLEGVRDVDDDTQTHVVKCLEELAIDQGISSIHKTCDTIEGLEESLNILLYEDHNFKDYEIIYLAMPGQQNNICLHDYYYSIEEIAELFEGKMKGKIIHFANLKVLDLNEEEAQYFLDITGARAISGYGSTYNKIASCSTIDKAFFSLYQENDNVIEVVEDLYAKHYNLCKLLDFRLYY, encoded by the coding sequence ATGGATAATGAAAAATTTATTTTCTGCCTTGAAGGCGTTCGAGATGTAGACGATGATACCCAAACTCATGTGGTTAAATGTCTGGAAGAATTGGCAATTGACCAAGGCATTTCGAGCATTCACAAAACTTGCGATACTATTGAAGGTTTAGAAGAAAGTTTAAATATTTTGCTTTATGAAGATCATAATTTTAAAGATTATGAAATCATTTATTTAGCCATGCCTGGACAGCAAAATAATATTTGCCTTCATGATTATTATTACAGTATCGAAGAAATTGCAGAGCTTTTTGAAGGAAAAATGAAAGGTAAAATCATTCATTTTGCAAATCTTAAAGTTTTAGATTTGAATGAAGAAGAAGCACAATATTTCTTAGATATAACTGGAGCAAGAGCCATTTCTGGTTACGGTTCTACTTATAATAAAATTGCCAGCTGCAGTACAATTGACAAAGCCTTTTTTAGCCTTTATCAGGAAAATGACAATGTAATCGAAGTTGTCGAAGATTTATACGCCAAACACTATAATCTATGCAAATTGCTTGATTTTAGATTATATTATTAA
- a CDS encoding nucleosidase, with amino-acid sequence MIQINQTASFAIEDILFCFALESEAAEVFKGNNVLFTGIGKVNAAYELSKAIQKKKPAVIVNLGSAGSSCFQKGDVICCTKFVQRDMDVRGLGFAQFETPLSGLPPILEYGLLMDNLQEGICGTGDNFEMGHCSDAYNVVDMEAYALAMIAMKENIPFLSLKYISDGADDNAAEDWTVQVHKAAIAYGKILGLIEETEAIS; translated from the coding sequence ATGATACAAATTAACCAAACGGCATCTTTTGCTATTGAAGATATATTATTCTGTTTTGCTCTCGAATCTGAAGCAGCAGAAGTTTTTAAAGGAAATAATGTTTTATTTACCGGAATCGGAAAAGTAAATGCAGCTTATGAATTGTCAAAAGCGATTCAAAAGAAAAAACCTGCCGTAATTGTAAATTTAGGATCGGCGGGAAGCAGTTGTTTTCAAAAAGGCGACGTAATCTGTTGTACTAAATTTGTACAAAGAGATATGGATGTTCGCGGTTTAGGTTTTGCACAATTCGAAACGCCTCTTTCTGGATTGCCGCCAATTTTAGAATACGGTTTATTGATGGATAATCTTCAAGAAGGAATTTGCGGAACAGGTGATAATTTCGAAATGGGACATTGTTCAGACGCGTACAATGTTGTCGATATGGAAGCCTACGCTTTAGCCATGATTGCTATGAAAGAAAATATTCCGTTTTTGAGTTTAAAATATATTTCAGACGGTGCCGATGATAATGCCGCCGAAGATTGGACAGTTCAGGTTCATAAAGCGGCGATTGCTTATGGTAAAATTTTAGGTTTGATTGAGGAAACCGAAGCTATTTCTTAA
- a CDS encoding transposase: MSTKYKATTTDEAYFITITAVGWIDIFTRINQKSVLINALKYCQENKGLEIYAYCIMSSHIHLLCKGTNGFVLSDIIRDFKKFTSKKIIQTIIDEPESRREWMLEYFQKACEHLKKNQTYKVWQNGYHAEHIYSNKFIKQKIDYIHNNPVKDKTVSSPEDYYFSSARNYSGLENDLDIVLLDLF; encoded by the coding sequence GTGTCAACAAAATACAAAGCAACAACAACTGATGAAGCATATTTTATAACTATAACTGCTGTAGGATGGATCGATATATTTACAAGAATAAATCAGAAAAGTGTTCTAATAAATGCACTAAAATATTGTCAGGAAAACAAAGGTTTGGAGATTTATGCCTATTGTATTATGAGCAGTCATATTCATTTGCTCTGTAAAGGAACAAATGGTTTTGTATTATCTGATATTATTAGAGATTTTAAAAAATTTACATCCAAAAAAATAATACAGACTATAATAGATGAACCCGAAAGCAGAAGAGAATGGATGCTGGAATATTTCCAGAAAGCATGTGAACATTTAAAAAAGAATCAGACTTATAAAGTTTGGCAAAATGGCTATCATGCAGAACATATTTACAGCAATAAATTTATTAAGCAAAAGATAGATTACATTCATAATAATCCTGTAAAAGATAAAACTGTTAGTTCACCTGAAGATTATTATTTTAGTTCCGCTAGGAATTATTCCGGTTTAGAAAATGATTTAGATATTGTTTTGTTAGATTTGTTTTGA
- a CDS encoding two-component regulator propeller domain-containing protein — MQYVRSYFLSFILFLFLPFNSKAQESDLYFDHINYDTSFSQSMISSIHQTQKGFIWIGTANGLISYDGYNFLRYVYNKDILNSISNNHVNVILEDRERQIWIGTNNGLNLFNKNERTFVRVDVQKIKGGRNYISSIIQDDQNRIWIGTFGGIKKLNKQKFLLEEISNDHNSPFRKSRVLSLFHDKNYGVLVGTSKGLECFDPKNGSKKALPKALAENEALLKSKVWKVIKEKNGDLWFATEANGVFRFDVDKNVVINFLLNANNRNSLSSNWVNDIVTVDANTIWFATKNGLCVYKKDRNEFSKYGHNPLQNYSLSDDDVKCFLKDRHNDIWIGTNGGGVNFFQKTNTNFVNVREVVRPNFGLNNATVNAVSRENDGSVWVGTNGGGLNYLDFKNNKSDSYFVQGYDSDKSVNMITALVNQNEQNLFCGTFNGLFKFNKSNKSFQFISLSRKDSKERERPITSLLMDNEDLWVGTNGNGLKKVMPDGTVEIYMADGSSNSLSDNFITDIVNRKDGLWIATQYGLNYFDKKLKQVTRVFKAGPKSGLSNNSLTVMFTDSKNRFWVGAESGGVNLFDEKKGRFFEINRSMGFTDETIKSISEDAQGNIWISDNNLLYKIKTKNVKSVFNIKDFEITSFSSKDGLKVKQFSNNCSSNLNAKELVFGCSNGLIVFNPSKLIKTEDKSPIVLTKLIVNNEEIRPGNKEVSLEKRISETTEITLKHDQGYIGLEFSAMNFISPEKNEYAYKLESSFNKDEWHVIGSQHYINLTNLNSGTYLLKIKTSNGGGEWNPTIKTLKIIMLPPWWKTWWAYLFYIALLAGASVLLFRFFRNRELLKQAYYLEQVEKERQEELYKMKLDFFTNVSHEIRTPLTLISGPVEELLNSAEKNSNLEHKLKTIKSNSDRLLKLVNELMDFRKAEKGSMKIYCEQQDIVSFCFDIYESFRGIAVEKKIDYKFVLNINTALIYFDKNQMEKVIYNLLSNAFKFTSKGGKITLAVEQKDNSDCIEIKVKDNGIGIPDNRKKKIFKNFFQLDDRGSANLGSGIGLALSKSIVELHHGEIKVQTEEDPNFNTIFTIKLKKGKEHFKKSQIVENAISINENANPISDVKTEVQVYEPEYFEDTNDKKTILVIDDNEEVLSFIFDVLHADYRVLKFTNGLNALEYMDSEIPDLIVSDVMMPEMDGFELCKILKTSLNTNHIPVILLTAKSSTLNRIEGLSTGADSYISKPFSIEELKLTIANLLSAKEIMRQKYGEGFIAAVEEENINTPEGIFLKKLTQIIENNLDNTDFDVNDLVNEIGMSRTVLYKKVQTLTNHSVAGFIKNMRLKKAASLLANTSFSVSEVTYMVGFNDRKHFSKEFKKFYNLSPSDYKSSQVN; from the coding sequence ATGCAGTACGTTAGAAGCTACTTTTTAAGTTTTATCTTATTTCTTTTTCTTCCCTTTAATTCCAAAGCGCAGGAATCTGATTTGTATTTTGATCATATCAATTACGATACGAGTTTTTCGCAAAGTATGATTTCAAGTATTCATCAGACTCAAAAAGGTTTTATCTGGATTGGGACTGCAAATGGTTTGATTAGTTATGACGGCTACAATTTTTTGAGATATGTTTACAATAAAGACATTCTCAACAGCATCAGCAATAATCATGTTAATGTGATTTTGGAAGATCGCGAAAGACAAATCTGGATCGGAACCAATAACGGACTGAATCTTTTTAATAAAAACGAAAGAACGTTTGTGAGAGTTGATGTTCAGAAAATAAAAGGCGGACGAAACTATATTTCATCCATTATTCAAGACGATCAAAACAGAATCTGGATTGGAACTTTTGGCGGAATTAAAAAACTAAACAAACAGAAATTTTTATTAGAAGAAATATCCAACGATCATAATTCTCCTTTTAGAAAAAGCAGGGTTTTGTCTTTGTTTCATGATAAAAATTACGGCGTTTTGGTCGGAACTTCTAAAGGTTTAGAATGTTTTGATCCTAAAAATGGTTCGAAAAAAGCATTGCCAAAAGCGCTTGCCGAAAATGAAGCTTTACTTAAATCGAAAGTCTGGAAAGTCATTAAAGAAAAAAATGGCGATTTATGGTTTGCAACCGAAGCAAATGGTGTTTTTCGTTTTGATGTCGACAAAAATGTGGTAATTAATTTTTTGCTAAATGCTAACAACCGAAACAGTTTATCTTCAAATTGGGTAAATGATATTGTTACGGTCGATGCCAATACAATTTGGTTTGCCACAAAAAATGGTTTGTGTGTCTATAAAAAAGACAGAAATGAATTTAGTAAATACGGACATAATCCTTTGCAGAATTATAGCCTTTCTGACGATGATGTAAAATGCTTTTTGAAAGATCGCCACAACGATATTTGGATCGGAACAAACGGAGGCGGAGTCAACTTTTTTCAAAAAACAAATACCAATTTTGTTAACGTAAGAGAAGTTGTTCGACCAAATTTCGGATTAAATAACGCGACTGTAAACGCCGTTTCAAGAGAAAATGACGGTTCAGTTTGGGTTGGAACAAACGGCGGCGGTTTGAATTATCTTGATTTTAAAAATAATAAAAGCGATTCGTATTTTGTTCAAGGTTACGATTCTGATAAAAGCGTAAATATGATTACGGCTTTAGTAAATCAGAATGAGCAGAATTTATTTTGCGGAACTTTCAACGGATTATTCAAATTCAATAAAAGCAATAAATCGTTTCAATTTATCTCGCTTTCGCGAAAGGATTCCAAAGAAAGAGAACGCCCAATTACGTCTTTATTAATGGATAATGAAGATTTATGGGTTGGAACAAACGGAAACGGATTAAAAAAAGTAATGCCAGACGGAACTGTAGAAATTTACATGGCAGATGGTTCTTCCAATTCGCTAAGTGATAATTTTATTACCGATATCGTAAATCGAAAAGACGGACTTTGGATTGCTACTCAATACGGTCTGAACTATTTTGATAAAAAGCTAAAACAAGTTACGCGAGTTTTTAAAGCGGGACCAAAAAGTGGTTTGTCAAACAATAGTTTAACTGTCATGTTTACCGATTCTAAAAATAGATTTTGGGTTGGAGCTGAAAGCGGCGGCGTGAATCTTTTTGATGAAAAGAAAGGACGTTTTTTCGAAATCAACCGATCAATGGGGTTTACGGATGAAACCATCAAAAGTATTTCAGAAGATGCGCAAGGAAATATATGGATTTCAGATAATAATTTGCTTTATAAAATTAAAACCAAAAATGTAAAATCAGTTTTTAATATTAAGGATTTTGAGATTACTTCTTTTTCTTCTAAAGATGGTTTAAAAGTCAAACAATTCTCAAATAATTGCAGTTCAAATCTAAATGCAAAAGAACTTGTTTTTGGATGTTCAAATGGTTTAATTGTTTTCAATCCTTCAAAATTGATTAAAACGGAAGACAAATCGCCAATTGTTTTAACGAAACTGATTGTTAATAATGAAGAAATTAGACCAGGAAATAAAGAGGTTTCTTTAGAAAAACGTATCAGTGAAACGACTGAAATCACTTTAAAGCACGATCAAGGATATATTGGTTTAGAATTTAGTGCGATGAATTTCATTTCGCCGGAAAAAAATGAATATGCGTATAAACTAGAAAGTTCGTTCAATAAAGACGAATGGCATGTGATTGGTTCACAGCATTATATCAATTTAACCAATTTGAATTCTGGAACGTATCTTCTAAAAATAAAAACTTCAAATGGAGGAGGAGAATGGAATCCAACCATTAAAACCTTAAAAATTATCATGCTGCCGCCGTGGTGGAAAACTTGGTGGGCGTATTTATTTTATATCGCTTTATTGGCGGGCGCTTCAGTTTTATTGTTCCGATTCTTTAGAAACCGTGAATTATTAAAACAAGCGTATTATTTGGAGCAAGTAGAAAAAGAAAGACAGGAAGAATTGTATAAAATGAAACTGGATTTTTTTACCAATGTTTCGCACGAAATCAGAACGCCATTGACCTTAATTAGTGGACCGGTTGAAGAACTTTTAAACAGTGCAGAAAAGAATTCAAATCTCGAACATAAATTAAAAACCATTAAAAGCAATTCTGATCGATTGTTGAAATTGGTTAATGAATTAATGGATTTTAGAAAAGCAGAAAAAGGAAGCATGAAAATCTATTGCGAACAGCAGGATATTGTTTCTTTCTGTTTTGATATTTATGAATCGTTTCGCGGAATTGCTGTCGAGAAGAAAATCGATTACAAATTTGTGCTGAATATCAATACGGCTTTGATTTATTTCGATAAAAATCAGATGGAAAAAGTGATTTATAATCTGCTTTCAAATGCTTTTAAATTTACAAGTAAAGGCGGTAAAATTACTTTGGCGGTGGAACAAAAAGACAATTCAGATTGTATCGAAATTAAAGTAAAAGACAACGGAATCGGAATTCCAGATAATCGTAAAAAGAAGATTTTCAAAAACTTTTTCCAGTTGGACGATCGCGGAAGTGCCAATTTGGGAAGCGGAATTGGTTTGGCTTTGAGCAAAAGTATTGTCGAACTGCATCACGGAGAAATAAAAGTACAGACCGAAGAAGATCCTAATTTCAATACCATTTTTACCATCAAATTGAAGAAAGGGAAAGAGCATTTTAAAAAATCTCAAATTGTCGAAAATGCGATTTCTATTAATGAAAATGCCAATCCAATTTCTGATGTAAAAACTGAAGTTCAGGTTTACGAACCAGAATATTTTGAAGACACCAACGATAAAAAGACGATTTTAGTAATTGATGATAATGAAGAAGTTTTGTCGTTTATTTTTGATGTGCTTCATGCCGATTATCGTGTTTTGAAATTTACTAATGGCTTAAATGCTTTAGAATATATGGATTCTGAAATTCCAGATTTGATTGTCAGTGATGTGATGATGCCCGAAATGGATGGTTTTGAATTGTGTAAAATTTTGAAAACAAGTTTGAACACGAATCATATTCCAGTTATTTTATTGACGGCAAAATCTTCAACTTTAAATAGAATTGAAGGACTTTCTACAGGAGCAGATTCTTATATTTCTAAACCATTCAGCATTGAAGAATTAAAATTGACGATTGCCAATTTATTATCTGCCAAAGAAATCATGCGTCAGAAATACGGCGAAGGTTTCATCGCAGCGGTTGAAGAAGAAAACATAAACACACCCGAAGGAATCTTTTTAAAAAAACTCACTCAGATTATTGAAAACAATCTCGACAATACCGATTTTGATGTAAACGATTTGGTTAACGAAATCGGAATGAGCCGAACCGTACTTTATAAAAAAGTCCAAACGTTGACTAATCATTCAGTTGCAGGTTTCATCAAAAATATGCGATTAAAGAAAGCAGCCAGTCTTTTGGCCAATACCAGTTTTTCTGTTTCTGAAGTAACTTATATGGTCGGATTTAATGATCGAAAACATTTCAGCAAAGAGTTTAAAAAATTCTACAATCTTTCTCCAAGCGATTATAAAAGTTCTCAAGTGAATTAA
- a CDS encoding TonB-dependent receptor encodes MKNNKPEKMLFLGGNYLKLVLMLLMCILSTNMQAQENAVSGKVVDTKGLPLPGVNVHVKGSTKGTQTDFDGNFSINIAPKSILVFSFIGMDEVSVDTENKKNLKVVLKESSQALDEIVVVGYGTKKKSDVISSVASVKPGDLTKVATSDVGEMLRGKAAGVQVSLNDGGPGSSSSIQIRGKKSINGSNEPIVIADGIVIGSINDINANDIASLEILKDAAAQSVYGARASNGVILITTKRGKTGKAKISYNGFSGVQTVNRNFDVYSGEEFAQLKREAYRTSNNGVYRPDDQVFTPLELQSIQSGKYIDWEKLVLRTGVTNNHSLSVSSGTDKTSIFSSINYINTSGVVPNSDYDKVAMRVNVDQRVTDWLKIGMNVSLQYSESNRPNVGNILNNAINTSPLGQVYNPDGSFRYLPGGIQETPNPLIDVYETTTNELNRNDIMNIFLDINLAKGFTYKLNASRRSWNFKAMSFNSSKSLSGIANSGQGSGFIRFQDNVEYQLSNILHYNLNLAEKNHFNVTGVYEITSSEYNDFRNSASRIPSDILGIYGLESAFLNTPEIGGNERSLISFAGKLEYDFDSKYYFTVSGRADGSSVFGANNKWGFFPAVNAAWNVSNEEFMKEHVPVLSNLKLRASYGKVGNQPKDPYQSMATATQRDYIINGVKVSGYVPGTQLSNPDLKWETSTQLNLAADFGLFKNRLTGTVEVYNTDTSDLLIYETLNANTGYTLKLSNIGKVNNKGLEVTLNGDLIKKKDFRLNLGATFTKNKNSIVSIYGKDADGDGREDDAVGNLWFIGKPIDVYYRYKAVGIYQEGENIPLVTGTTLYPGDIKLYDADPSNGANPNPDQDRVITSKMPDWFGTFSLALEYKQFDFSADIYTVQGITRDNPFLYDYVRGGSLRGVKNGIKQNYWTPENPGGNWPRPRDGNDPPYINTLGLQDASYIRLQNVSVGFKFPENTLKSLGLTNMRLYVTGSNLVTLTDYQSYSPEKEVYDYPEPVTCVIGLQVGF; translated from the coding sequence ATGAAAAACAACAAACCCGAAAAGATGCTTTTTCTTGGTGGAAATTATCTAAAACTAGTTTTGATGCTTTTGATGTGCATATTGTCCACGAATATGCAAGCACAGGAAAATGCCGTTAGCGGAAAAGTAGTAGATACTAAAGGACTGCCTTTGCCAGGTGTAAACGTCCATGTAAAAGGAAGCACAAAAGGAACCCAAACTGATTTTGACGGTAACTTCAGTATTAATATCGCTCCAAAAAGCATATTAGTTTTTTCTTTTATCGGAATGGACGAAGTGTCTGTTGATACCGAAAATAAGAAAAACCTAAAAGTAGTTCTTAAAGAAAGTTCTCAAGCACTTGATGAGATAGTAGTAGTAGGTTACGGCACGAAAAAGAAAAGTGACGTGATCAGTTCTGTGGCTTCGGTAAAACCAGGCGATTTAACAAAAGTAGCCACTTCTGATGTTGGAGAAATGCTTAGAGGTAAAGCAGCCGGAGTTCAGGTGAGCTTAAACGATGGTGGACCAGGGAGTTCTTCTTCAATTCAAATTAGAGGAAAAAAATCCATTAATGGAAGTAACGAACCAATCGTAATTGCGGACGGAATCGTAATCGGAAGTATTAATGATATTAATGCGAACGATATTGCTTCTTTAGAAATTCTAAAAGATGCCGCTGCACAATCTGTTTATGGAGCAAGAGCATCAAATGGAGTTATTTTAATTACTACAAAAAGAGGAAAAACAGGAAAAGCAAAAATCTCTTATAATGGTTTTTCAGGAGTGCAAACTGTAAATAGAAACTTTGATGTTTATAGCGGAGAAGAATTTGCGCAGCTAAAAAGAGAAGCGTACAGAACAAGTAATAATGGCGTTTATAGGCCAGACGATCAGGTTTTTACTCCACTAGAATTACAATCTATTCAATCTGGAAAATATATTGATTGGGAAAAATTGGTTTTAAGAACCGGAGTTACCAATAACCACAGTTTAAGTGTTTCTTCTGGAACTGATAAAACGAGTATATTTTCTAGTATCAACTACATCAATACTTCGGGAGTTGTTCCAAACTCAGATTATGATAAAGTTGCGATGAGAGTAAACGTAGACCAAAGAGTTACAGATTGGCTAAAAATCGGAATGAATGTTTCGCTTCAGTATTCAGAATCAAATCGTCCGAATGTGGGGAATATTTTAAATAATGCCATTAACACGTCGCCATTAGGTCAAGTTTATAATCCAGACGGTTCTTTCCGTTATTTGCCTGGAGGAATTCAGGAAACACCAAATCCGCTTATTGATGTTTATGAAACGACTACAAACGAGTTGAATCGTAACGATATCATGAACATATTTCTAGATATAAATCTTGCAAAAGGTTTTACTTATAAATTAAATGCCAGCCGCAGATCTTGGAATTTCAAAGCGATGTCTTTTAATTCTTCAAAATCTCTTTCTGGAATTGCTAATTCTGGACAAGGAAGTGGTTTTATCCGTTTTCAGGATAATGTAGAATATCAATTGAGTAATATTTTGCATTATAATTTGAATTTAGCCGAAAAAAATCATTTTAACGTAACGGGAGTTTATGAGATTACTTCGTCAGAATATAATGACTTCAGAAATTCGGCAAGCAGAATTCCGAGTGATATTCTTGGAATTTATGGTTTAGAAAGTGCTTTCTTAAATACGCCTGAAATTGGAGGAAATGAAAGATCCTTAATTTCTTTCGCAGGAAAATTAGAATATGATTTTGACAGCAAATATTATTTCACAGTTTCAGGAAGAGCAGATGGATCTTCAGTATTTGGTGCCAACAACAAATGGGGATTCTTTCCAGCGGTTAATGCGGCATGGAATGTTTCTAACGAAGAATTCATGAAAGAACACGTTCCTGTTTTGAGTAATTTAAAATTAAGAGCGAGTTATGGAAAGGTTGGAAACCAGCCTAAAGATCCATATCAAAGTATGGCAACTGCTACACAAAGAGATTACATTATAAATGGTGTAAAAGTTTCTGGATATGTGCCAGGCACGCAATTGTCAAATCCAGATTTAAAATGGGAAACTTCAACGCAATTAAACCTTGCAGCAGATTTCGGTTTGTTTAAAAACAGATTAACAGGAACTGTTGAGGTTTACAATACAGATACTTCAGATTTATTGATTTATGAAACTTTAAATGCGAATACAGGTTATACTTTAAAACTTTCAAATATTGGAAAAGTAAACAACAAAGGTTTGGAGGTTACTTTGAATGGTGATTTAATTAAAAAGAAAGATTTTAGATTGAATCTTGGCGCAACTTTCACTAAAAACAAAAATAGCATTGTAAGTATTTATGGAAAAGATGCAGATGGAGACGGTAGAGAAGATGATGCAGTTGGAAACTTATGGTTCATCGGAAAACCAATTGATGTTTACTACCGCTATAAAGCAGTTGGAATTTATCAGGAAGGAGAAAATATTCCGCTTGTAACGGGAACAACTTTGTATCCTGGAGATATCAAATTATATGATGCAGATCCATCAAATGGTGCGAATCCAAATCCAGATCAAGACAGAGTTATCACTTCAAAAATGCCAGATTGGTTCGGAACTTTTTCTTTGGCTTTAGAATACAAACAATTCGATTTCTCAGCAGATATTTATACAGTTCAAGGCATTACAAGAGATAATCCATTTTTATATGATTATGTAAGAGGAGGATCTTTAAGAGGTGTTAAAAACGGTATCAAACAAAATTATTGGACACCAGAAAATCCAGGAGGAAATTGGCCAAGACCAAGAGATGGAAATGATCCGCCGTACATCAATACTTTAGGACTTCAAGATGCATCATACATTCGTTTACAAAACGTTTCAGTTGGATTTAAATTTCCAGAAAACACTCTTAAATCTTTAGGATTGACCAATATGAGACTTTATGTTACAGGAAGTAATTTGGTTACACTTACAGATTATCAATCGTATAGTCCAGAAAAAGAAGTTTACGATTATCCAGAACCTGTTACTTGTGTTATTGGCTTACAAGTAGGTTTTTAA
- a CDS encoding RagB/SusD family nutrient uptake outer membrane protein produces MKNIHFLFLLVFGLSLGLTSCEEFLEETVKDQVSVDYIYNSPAGLEVGVNALYNQMRFYNLPSGDNNDLWANVFFMVATDLGLHRTWNTPYGTGHNPQSFTGSKWIQGYKIIDRCSAIITAARSIQMDEAAKKRLVAQARVIRGELYLDLKQMYGGILIDTIPTTPQNINDPVEYKVASDADVYKLIDGDLDYAIANLPFKVDPGRYGQGVARHIRGKSALWQQDWAGAAAQFDAIINDGTHGLVNLIDVWGQNGNHKESLFTYQKDFLLGPSDDLAGGGGSWLSSVFTHRTYELNTSELIQDVAYGGQALGWFYPNNYLKSLYDQTNDLRFKTYYYSDNYQDYKINVPGNPKFGQPITNPAIAAPNGNYRAWHWSLKKYHDSEKLPMTSNSYKDYMYYRLAETYLLASEAYHNLGNDGKALAYLNKVRRRGYTGNPESAVTTYDLTAWTLNNYLDESARELAFENNRWFLLKRLGLLVERQNLYFRSSPSGTISGEVQLKMTPVMVNMPIPQSQIDLMGKPAGFNVGY; encoded by the coding sequence ATGAAAAATATACATTTTCTATTTCTTTTGGTTTTCGGACTTTCTTTGGGACTTACTTCTTGCGAAGAATTTCTAGAAGAAACAGTAAAAGATCAAGTATCTGTAGATTATATCTACAATTCTCCAGCGGGTTTAGAAGTTGGAGTTAATGCACTTTACAATCAGATGCGTTTTTATAATTTACCGTCTGGAGATAATAACGATTTGTGGGCCAATGTTTTCTTTATGGTAGCAACCGATTTAGGCTTACATAGAACTTGGAATACACCTTACGGAACAGGTCATAATCCGCAATCTTTTACAGGTTCAAAATGGATTCAAGGCTATAAAATTATCGACAGATGTTCGGCAATTATTACAGCTGCAAGATCGATACAAATGGACGAAGCTGCGAAAAAAAGATTAGTGGCGCAGGCACGTGTTATTCGCGGTGAATTGTATTTGGATTTAAAACAAATGTATGGTGGAATTTTAATCGATACGATTCCAACAACTCCGCAAAACATCAACGATCCTGTAGAATATAAAGTAGCAAGCGATGCCGATGTTTACAAATTAATTGATGGAGATTTGGATTACGCAATTGCAAATCTTCCTTTCAAAGTAGATCCAGGACGTTACGGTCAAGGAGTTGCAAGACACATTCGTGGGAAAAGCGCTTTATGGCAGCAAGACTGGGCAGGTGCTGCAGCTCAATTTGATGCTATTATTAATGACGGAACTCATGGTTTAGTAAATCTTATTGATGTTTGGGGACAAAACGGAAATCATAAAGAATCACTTTTTACGTATCAGAAAGATTTCTTATTAGGTCCAAGCGATGACTTAGCTGGTGGCGGCGGTTCTTGGTTGAGCAGTGTTTTTACACATAGAACTTACGAATTGAATACAAGCGAGTTGATTCAGGATGTCGCTTACGGAGGTCAAGCTTTAGGATGGTTTTATCCAAATAATTACTTGAAATCACTTTATGATCAGACTAACGATTTAAGATTCAAAACGTATTATTATTCAGATAATTATCAAGATTATAAAATCAATGTTCCAGGAAATCCAAAATTTGGGCAACCGATAACTAATCCTGCAATTGCAGCTCCAAATGGAAATTACAGAGCTTGGCACTGGAGTTTGAAGAAATATCATGATTCAGAAAAACTGCCAATGACTTCAAACAGTTATAAAGATTATATGTATTACAGATTGGCAGAAACGTATTTGTTAGCATCTGAAGCGTATCATAATTTAGGAAATGACGGAAAAGCATTGGCTTATTTGAACAAAGTAAGAAGAAGAGGTTACACAGGAAATCCTGAAAGCGCGGTAACTACTTATGATTTGACAGCTTGGACTTTAAATAATTATTTAGACGAATCAGCAAGAGAATTGGCTTTCGAAAATAACAGATGGTTTTTATTGAAAAGATTAGGACTTCTGGTAGAAAGACAGAATTTGTATTTCCGTTCAAGTCCTTCTGGAACTATTTCTGGTGAAGTACAATTAAAAATGACTCCTGTAATGGTAAACATGCCAATTCCGCAATCGCAAATCGATTTGATGGGAAAACCTGCAGGATTTAACGTTGGTTATTAA